A stretch of DNA from Anopheles nili chromosome 2, idAnoNiliSN_F5_01, whole genome shotgun sequence:
AAAATTCGTTAGGACAAATCATAAACAAGTATATCGAAACTACACTACATTAACATTACGCATTGAATGCAAGTTTATCGATCGTACAGATAGCGCGCGCTTCTCGCTCAACTATTCGATTTCCCCTTGCTGAAATCGGATGTTGGCGTCAAAACGTCCAGCTTAGCAAGAGCAGCTTCAGCCACTTTCTTGTACTTGCCGACAAGCTCGGGCAGCTCGTACGCGATGGCCACGTCGAGCTTGTTAATCGGACAACCGCGGAAGTATGTGCACGTTTCCGACAGCTTCTTAAACTCGTACAGAGGGTTAAGGTGGAAGAAATCGCGGTACACTTCCGGATCCGGCAGATCGTATCGAGAAATGTTGGTCAGCGTCGAAAGGCCCTCGTAGATGTGGTAGTCCTGGGGGCTGGCAATGATTTTCTCGGAAATCTGCTTTTTGTTGCCAAACAGCGTCTTGTGGTTGTAGTAAGTAGTCAGGTAGCAGTCGACCATCTTGGCGTGGTTGCGGACGCGAACCTAGcaaatggaacgaaacgatCACTTTCGATCATACGTTCAGGCCGAAAGGACAACCACAACTTACCGCAAAGCGACGCGCACTCGCGATTTTGTTCTCAATTCGCCGATCGATAGCTTGGCCAAGATCGAGCAGCAGTGTTCGCTCCTGTGCCTGCAGCAAACGGACCGGAGCGCCCACTTCGAAAGGATTCGACCAAAGCGACACGGTGTACATCACCGGTGGTTGCGCTGACGACATCAACGGAGAAATGTTCCAGATCAAGGCACTCTGGACTCGCAACAGCTCTTCAGGTTTCACTTGATCAGCCTTGTTTAGCAGGATTCGTGTCTGCAAGCAACACGGAATGAGGTAAATGATGTTCCTTCGTTATAAGACTTACGAAAGCAAACCCCTACCTGATATTCTCGTCCCTTGAGCTGGTCCAGGATGGCTTCGGTTTCTGGTCCAACGTCTAGCTTGGAAGGATCGTACACCAGAAAGATGATGTCAGCGCGATCAATAAACCACTGGCAGGCATCGTTGAAGGGGAAATATTTGGACACCTGTTTCCGCACTTCCAAAATGCCTGGAATCTCGACAATGTTCACCTGCAACGAggtagcgagagagagagagagaatgaggaGCACGTTAACTAGGGTCAAGAGCCAGTCGGCAGCAAAAGGGCGATTTCGCGATCCTTGGTTGGCAGTGAAAGTTGCGCTCGTTGCTGACAGCCGTTGTGAGTTGTAAAAATAGATCGCTTCGCTTATGCGACCACCCATTCTATTTTGGGCACTTGTGCGGCAGCCCATCGAGGGTGCGTGTCATACGAAATGTCAACCCCTAGATCGACACCGCAACAGCTGCTATCGCAGGGCAGCATTAACCGCAAGACAGATCGTTCTGTGGCCAAGTGGGAATGGTTTTGTTGACGCTGGCATTACCGACCTATGCAACAAATGGTAAATGGTAGCACAATTTAACCATTCTTACCCGTTCTAGCAGCTTGTTGGGCAGCTTCTGACCACGCAGCCGGTCAAGGAGACCCTGTCCAAACTTTTGCAATCCCGAAAAAGTCCAATCGGCCGCCAACTGGGTGCCGTCCAACACCTCCGGCTCGTTTCCGTGCATCAAAATGTTAAAGTACGCTGGCGATGGTTCAGCACCTACGGAGGACAATGCAAACATAAAAACGGCACCGAATCGGAGAACTCAAACGCCTTGCAACGCACCCGTTCGCACCGAGTTCGGTGTGTACTCGTTGTGGGTAAGGTAGTTCAGAATGGTCGATTTGCCGCCACTCCAAGGACCCATGAACAGCACGAGCGGCTTGGAGAATATCTCCGGATCACCAAAGTGCCGGTTGCTGAGATCGCGATACTTGTACAACGCTTCGAGGGGTTTGATCGAGTTGTCGTAGATGCGCTTGAGATCGCGCAGGATCACGTCCGCCGTTTCGTGCAGAGCCTTTTCCCTGGCGGAAGCTTCGTCGTTGATGTTGAGCAGTTCGTAGATGTGCGTAGTATCTCTAAGATTGGATGGAATTTGGTACTCCTAGTGGGACACGTAGACAGACAGATGGGACAGTTATAAAATTATGCGCACGCTTACTACTTGGGTCCTAGCCGAGATGCATCATCATACGCTACGCGTTTTCGTTGAACAGCTCGTgcttataaaataaataaagcattatTTTCATTACCAATAGCAAATCTTCCTCGGGGAATGATTCCTCCTTCGAGTCAGTTTCGGTTTCTTGCGACGCTTGTTCAACGCCTTCCGCTTCCGCTTCTGGTACGGATTCGGTCGAGTCCTGTTCCGCAACGGCCACTTCATCGCTTTCGGCTACCGGTTCCTCTTCTGCGGACTCCTCAGCACCTTGTTCAGCACTCTCCGTCGCTTGTTCAGCACTCACCGAAACCTCTTCAGCACTTGGTTCCTCTTGTTCCTCAGACACTTCCGGAGTTTCTTCGCTGACAGCTTCAGCTTCGGTGCTGTCCTCCGCAGctgcctctctctcttccgcctcctcctcctcctcctcctcttcctcacTAGTCTCCGTCAGTGGTTCACTTGGTGTTTCCTCTTCCTGACTCTCGGCAGCTGCTTCGGCAGACTGCTCATCCTCCTCTACCTCGGAGTCTGCTTCAGTAGCCTGAGAATCGATAAGAACAATGATTAAATGCCCTCCCACAAGTGCACACTCTACACCTCCACCACCTCGGCAATgaatttgcatgtttttttccccaacggAGGAACCCACCGTCGAACTCATACCTCCTCGCTTGTTGTGGGAGCACTCGAGTCTAACTCATTTTCAGTCTCTTCGCTTACATTCTCACTACCGTCAGTGTCTTGTTCTTCCTCACTGGCCGGTTCTTCGGGCTCTTCCTCAGTACTTAAGGGTGTATCTTGCTCAGTCATCGCTTCATCATCCTCGTCGCTGTTACCAGTGGTGGTTTCCTGTTCCTGCGAGTCTGTTCCTTCCTGACGAAAGTGCAtcaagtgaaagtgaaacaacGGAAACG
This window harbors:
- the LOC128732263 gene encoding sarcalumenin isoform X3 — its product is MRRISAWVLLGLALFTLSAAGLHVRAETPTEYECRPYIEKAIQDLKSESAEVAEENASIENTIDVTSQEEQDNTAAEEVSVEETDTATDDASEEMTPSEEVQEQLFSDNVETEDAADSEPADDDAVENAEQSEETGTEEENEAVDQDEDEAEEATEESTASEEAEPVVSEENEQTEDAAAESEELASEESANQVLEADADETDEDDDGEDEAEASEEVTQSTEETATSQEEQADSTEADEQATEADSEVEEDEQSAEAAAESQEEETPSEPLTETSEEEEEEEEEAEEREAAAEDSTEAEAVSEETPEVSEEQEEPSAEEVSVSAEQATESAEQGAEESAEEEPVAESDEVAVAEQDSTESVPEAEAEGVEQASQETETDSKEESFPEEDLLLEYQIPSNLRDTTHIYELLNINDEASAREKALHETADVILRDLKRIYDNSIKPLEALYKYRDLSNRHFGDPEIFSKPLVLFMGPWSGGKSTILNYLTHNEYTPNSVRTGAEPSPAYFNILMHGNEPEVLDGTQLAADWTFSGLQKFGQGLLDRLRGQKLPNKLLERVNIVEIPGILEVRKQVSKYFPFNDACQWFIDRADIIFLVYDPSKLDVGPETEAILDQLKGREYQTRILLNKADQVKPEELLRVQSALIWNISPLMSSAQPPVMYTVSLWSNPFEVGAPVRLLQAQERTLLLDLGQAIDRRIENKIASARRFAVRVRNHAKMVDCYLTTYYNHKTLFGNKKQISEKIIASPQDYHIYEGLSTLTNISRYDLPDPEVYRDFFHLNPLYEFKKLSETCTYFRGCPINKLDVAIAYELPELVGKYKKVAEAALAKLDVLTPTSDFSKGKSNS
- the LOC128732263 gene encoding protein IWS1 homolog A isoform X1, which translates into the protein MRRISAWVLLGLALFTLSAAGLHVRAETPTEYECRPYIEKAIQDLKSESAEVAEENASIENTIDVTSQEEQDNTAAEEVSVEETDTATDDASEEMTPSEEVQEQLFSDNVETEDAADSEPADDDAVENAEQSEETGTEEENEAVDQDEDEAEEATEESTASEEAEPVVSEENEQTEDAAAESEELASEESANQVLEADADETDEDDDGEDEAEASEEVTQSTEETATSQEEQADSTEADEQDDDDDDDEDDEDEQDGDAVEAVEDEDVSQENEEDKEEEDEDDEQEKQVDSEEDTEDDDEEEEEGNGEEKDDEDDDDEEGKDDEDDDDDEDEESAVKGSYDDRDQRDEENVSEEENDAVSEQVDENSAEVDDETIDSSEDVSENDDANTEGTDSQEQETTTGNSDEDDEAMTEQDTPLSTEEEPEEPASEEEQDTDGSENVSEETENELDSSAPTTSEEATEADSEVEEDEQSAEAAAESQEEETPSEPLTETSEEEEEEEEEAEEREAAAEDSTEAEAVSEETPEVSEEQEEPSAEEVSVSAEQATESAEQGAEESAEEEPVAESDEVAVAEQDSTESVPEAEAEGVEQASQETETDSKEESFPEEDLLLEYQIPSNLRDTTHIYELLNINDEASAREKALHETADVILRDLKRIYDNSIKPLEALYKYRDLSNRHFGDPEIFSKPLVLFMGPWSGGKSTILNYLTHNEYTPNSVRTGAEPSPAYFNILMHGNEPEVLDGTQLAADWTFSGLQKFGQGLLDRLRGQKLPNKLLERVNIVEIPGILEVRKQVSKYFPFNDACQWFIDRADIIFLVYDPSKLDVGPETEAILDQLKGREYQTRILLNKADQVKPEELLRVQSALIWNISPLMSSAQPPVMYTVSLWSNPFEVGAPVRLLQAQERTLLLDLGQAIDRRIENKIASARRFAVRVRNHAKMVDCYLTTYYNHKTLFGNKKQISEKIIASPQDYHIYEGLSTLTNISRYDLPDPEVYRDFFHLNPLYEFKKLSETCTYFRGCPINKLDVAIAYELPELVGKYKKVAEAALAKLDVLTPTSDFSKGKSNS
- the LOC128732263 gene encoding uncharacterized protein LOC128732263 isoform X2 yields the protein MRRISAWVLLGLALFTLSAAGLHVRAETPTEYECRPYIEKAIQDLKSESAEVAEENASIENTIDVTSQEEQDNTAAEEVSVEETDTATDDASEEMTPSEEVQEQLFSDNVETEDAADSEPADDDAVENAEQSEETGTEEENEAVDQDEDEAEEATEESTASEEAEPVVSEENEQTEDAAAESEELASEESANQVLEADADETDEDDDGEDEAEASEEVTQSTEETATSQEEQADSTEADEQDDDDDDDEDDEDEQDGDAVEAVEDEDVSQENEEDKEEEDEDDEQEKQVDSEEDTEDDDEEEEEGNGEEKDDEDDDDEEGKDDEDDDDDEDEESAVKGSYDDRDQRDEENVSEEENDAVSEQVDENSAEVDDETIDSSEDVSENDDANTEGTDSQEQETTTGNSDEDDEAMTEQDTPLSTEEEPEEPASEEEQDTDGSENATEADSEVEEDEQSAEAAAESQEEETPSEPLTETSEEEEEEEEEAEEREAAAEDSTEAEAVSEETPEVSEEQEEPSAEEVSVSAEQATESAEQGAEESAEEEPVAESDEVAVAEQDSTESVPEAEAEGVEQASQETETDSKEESFPEEDLLLEYQIPSNLRDTTHIYELLNINDEASAREKALHETADVILRDLKRIYDNSIKPLEALYKYRDLSNRHFGDPEIFSKPLVLFMGPWSGGKSTILNYLTHNEYTPNSVRTGAEPSPAYFNILMHGNEPEVLDGTQLAADWTFSGLQKFGQGLLDRLRGQKLPNKLLERVNIVEIPGILEVRKQVSKYFPFNDACQWFIDRADIIFLVYDPSKLDVGPETEAILDQLKGREYQTRILLNKADQVKPEELLRVQSALIWNISPLMSSAQPPVMYTVSLWSNPFEVGAPVRLLQAQERTLLLDLGQAIDRRIENKIASARRFAVRVRNHAKMVDCYLTTYYNHKTLFGNKKQISEKIIASPQDYHIYEGLSTLTNISRYDLPDPEVYRDFFHLNPLYEFKKLSETCTYFRGCPINKLDVAIAYELPELVGKYKKVAEAALAKLDVLTPTSDFSKGKSNS